The nucleotide sequence ATGCTTTAACCATTGCCCGTGCCCTACAGTTCTTTGAGTTGTCGGAAAACCCAATGGAATTCTGTAGAGCTAATTCGCTTCATCTTAAAACCATGGAAGAGATGTCAAAATTGAGAAAGCAGCTTCTGCGGTTAATATTTCACCATAGCAAGTTTTGCGAGGAATTTGCTTGGAATTCGGGTGATTCTGATGATGTTGAACAGGCCTGGAGGAATGAGCCCAGTAAAAAAGTATTGCAATTGAATGAAGAGGAACTTCTTGGGCAAGGAATTTGTGCTGGATGGGCTGATAGAGTTGCAAGGAGGATTCACACCTATTCCAAATCATCAGAAGATCGAAAGGTTCGAGCTGTTCGTTATCAGTCTTGTGCACTTGATGATACAATATATCTGCACCGATCATCGTCTGTTGCCCAAGTTGCCCCAGAGCTTGTAGTTTACTCGGAGCTACTTAATACAAAGAGGTTATACATGCATGGTGTAACAACGGTAAAGCCAGGGTGGCTTTTAAAGTATGCTAGTTCTCTCTGCACCTTCTCTGCGCCATTGGAAGATCCGAAACCGTATTATGACCCACTGAATGACCAAGTCTACTGTTACATTAGTCCGATCTTTTCTCGACATAATTGGCAGCTTCCATTGCATAGTTTACCTATCAAAGATGAAACAAGCCGGCTGCAAGTATTTGCATGTGCGTTGCTTAAAGGGGATGTTCTGCCATGTTTACGGGATGTTAAGGATTTCCTCGCGCTGTCACCATCTGTTGTGTTGGGGCCTGCCAGGCAACGAAGAGTAGGAGATCTTCTTAACAAGATGAAGATCGGTCCAAAATTAGTTGACAGCCGGGCAGCACTGAGGGATGTATGGAATGTTGATGCAGGTTTTCTCTATGCTGAGGTCAAGGTGTGGTGCCAGGATAAATTCCATAGCCAGTTTGACTTGATATGGGAGCAGATGCACCAACAGGTTCACCTTGAGGGGCACAAGCTTTTCCCAAAGAGATCCAAGAAAGTTAAAGGTTAGTCAGAGATTTTGGTGGGCAGTTGGTTCACTGACAGAGGCtctttttttatctttttttttgtgtGGTTGTACATCTTTCACGTGATCGCTCATTCAGGAATAGATCAGCATCGTAACATTCTGCAAGTGTACAACATAGTTGGATAATGCAGTTGAGCCAATAACATGCATAATCCAGTAGTTTTGTCCAGACATTTTGCCTTGATCTGGATTTGTTTCGTTGCATCTCCGTGTTAATGTACTCATTTGTGCCACTGCAAGCAATTTTCACCCTGCCACCTGTGTCagaaatgatttctgatccagcCATTTGCTCAAAACCTAGAACCTGAGAAATATCCTGATATATGCAGCCATAGCCATGGTCCATGGAGGTGATTGGCTTCGAGTGAGGGCCAGGGGCAGGATACGCCAGAAACAAACGGAAATGGTTGTGCGCAGATTGATTATCAtttctttctattttttttctttagcATCTGCAGTATCCGATTCAGGGGCAAAAACAGCGTTAGAGGTGTAGAGTATGCTTTTACCTAGTTTGTGTACCAATGGGATAAAATTGTAACCCTAAACATATTATCCGCAGTTCGCATATGGGTTTTGACATTGGATGACAGAATCATGGTGGCATAGTTGCATGAACTTTGGTCTGCATGTAAAATTGCATTCCAGCAAGATTCGATTGGTTCAACGGCTCAACCTTTACAAGCGACTCGTGGTGGAACAAGTTGGAGTAATTTATCCGCCAATGCAATTGGCATTGGACAAACTAACTCCATGAACAAGCTGTGACATCTCGTGTTCAACTTTAGAATTACGAGCTCTGGAAGAGATTCTGACAAAAGAAGGCTAGGTTAAGTAAACCCAGtctttcaaaaaaagaaaagaaaagaaaaaaaagaaaaggtaaaTCCACCACCTGGACGGCTGGAACCTGGAACTAAAAATTGTCAGTCCGTGACATGCATGTAAATTCTGATCATTTCGCATGGCATCTTCCTGGAGATCATCCCGTGCAGCGTTGGTAGTCGCATCAAAGCTTTTACTAGCTGCACACACACATGCTTGAACCAGCAGAGTTTGCTTTTTCATTCGTTTTCATGTTAGTATGGCCAATGGACCAAGTACTCATGCAAGCTTCTTATGGAATGAAACATCTAAGAAATCGGGAAACACTAAACAGAAGGAAACTGAAGTGACTATTGGTGGCATGGCACCTGAGATACCTGCAAAGCTGGTCAAAAATCATCTGCAGAAACAAAAATCACAGCACAGGCACTAGAAGCACTGGTAGTAATTCGAGACAGGATCAGGATGTATAAACATCAAGACCCACGATGCGTAAAAGAGTAGAACAAAACGTACTGCAAAAGATGCTACGACAAGTCGACAACACAAACAAGCAGCAGGGAGGGGTTAACTTGAACGGACGGCCCAGATAAAAGATTGGGCCGTCGAGAGCCGATCGTCACCGCAGAGCCGCAGACAAATCCCACTCCCACCCACCTATTTCCCCTGCTCCGTGCCATCATCACCTCCTTCCCCGGGCGGCGCCGGGCGCACGCGGTGGACGCCGGAGTTCGCCGGAGCGCCGATCAGCGTGGAGATGAGGCCCAGCACGCCGCGAACGATCCCCTTCAGCACCGACCCTCTCTTGGGGATGTAGCGCGGATGTGCTCCCGGAGTCGGCGGGGGCGGCTTCTTgttgccatcgccgccgccgccgcggtcccCCACGCGCGCACCTCCGGGACTCATGGCGTTGGCTACGTTGGAGAGCGGCGGGCTGAAGCTGAGCTGAGGTGGGGAGCGCGAGCACGCAGGGAAAGTGAGGCCGCGGCTTGTATCGTGCGTCCCCATTTTTATAGCACTGCGCTGCCGCTGCCTGCTCGCTCCTGCGGCCGGT is from Miscanthus floridulus cultivar M001 chromosome 7, ASM1932011v1, whole genome shotgun sequence and encodes:
- the LOC136467694 gene encoding uncharacterized protein, encoding MGTHDTSRGLTFPACSRSPPQLSFSPPLSNVANAMSPGGARVGDRGGGGDGNKKPPPPTPGAHPRYIPKRGSVLKGIVRGVLGLISTLIGAPANSGVHRVRPAPPGEGGDDGTEQGK